DNA sequence from the Brienomyrus brachyistius isolate T26 chromosome 18, BBRACH_0.4, whole genome shotgun sequence genome:
GTGCAGTGGGGGGCAGCTGGAGCAGGGGGGATTACAGGGCCCGGGGGTGCAGAGGGACATACGACACCTCCATCGGGGACCTTGGCATCCGCATGGGCATCAGACTAGAGTCCTCAACCACTGCTACCAGAACGGCCCTCACCCGCATGGCGGATATGGACCCAGCCCACGGGCCCATCACCAGCTTAGGGTAAGAGCAGGTAACAGTTAGAGGTAATCACCAGAAAAATGAATCTCATCCAGTTTACTTTGGCTTGACTACCCCCTTCCTCTTCTGTAGTATGGGGCTCCTCACCAGCTTCATCACCCCCGAAATCACACCCCTGTGGGAGACATGTGGAGCCCTGCCCAGCAGGTAGGGCCTGTCGAAGCCCTTGGGACGCTCCACAGTGTCCTTACCAGTTCGCCTCCACTGCTCCGATACAGACTCGCACTTTTGCCAGTGAGTCTCACAGTACTGGTTCGTGTACTCAGCAGTGCAGGGGGGGCCCAGGAAAAATGATGGGCGGACACCTGAAGCGGcccacccctccccacacaGAACACTCCGTCATACAGcacacccctccccctgctGAAAACTGCCCCAGCAAGAGGATAAGGAGCTCCAGCTCCGAGCAGGTCAGcagcccccaccaccaccacctcaccaaTACACCATCTTAAGCACCAGGgaattcaggttcagaaagtcagCCTTTGAAATTACATACAAGGAATGAGGGACAGCAGCCTCACGTAGCATAAAACACTTCAGTGTTCAAAGGCTTTATTGGAAAGGAGGGTCTCTGTAGCATGATCCATATGGATTCAATTACCCCCTCCACAAACCCCCTATTGTCAGCACTGTAGCGCCCACTGCTGGACACGACCAATTCGCCAGGAGAAGCAAATGTTGAACTACCTGCTTGTTCTCCAGGTCTTCCACCCAGCTCTGCAACGATTcccaacacagagccacccGCCACCGCCAGCCCACCCCTCTGCTCGTCACATGTCCCCAAAATGGGCCTTCCGGAACGACAGGAAGGCTGGACCTCTGGAGTTCCAGGTATTTCTGATGTCCCTGCCACCAGCCTTTCCTTAAAAAGAGCCTGGCGCTTTTCCCCACAGTGACTAACAGCTGTCTCCATTTGTACAGCTGGATAGTTTACTGGAGCAGTTCAGGTTTTGTATCTTACTCAGTGGTACAGCAGATCAACCCGGGATTTGATCTACTCACCTTCCCATCGCAGGTGCTTGTTCTTGACTCCCATGCTATATGCCCATGAGTGAAACGCAGACTAACAGCATAATCACAGGGCAAGTGAGCCTGCACACTGATTGGCCGCTGTGTTGGTACTGATAATCCGACACAGTCCCGTATTTCATGGCTAACATCCTCATTACCTCCAATCCAGCAGGAGTCCTCCAGTCCATCTTTGGGAGGGCCCCCATACAGACCCCCACTGTGCAGGCCCTGGCCAGGGTCCCCAACCCCGCATTCCACATTGAACTATGCCCCCCGACACGGAGCACAGCCCAGCAAATCCACACCACCGCCCTGTCCACCCCCCCATAGCCGTGAGCCCCGAGCCTGCCCCATTCCTCGGGGGGTGGTGAGCGACAGGCCCCACCCCATACCAGCGAGCCTCACCGGCGTGCCTTACAGTCCCTCCCAGCCAGCCCCTCCCACTGGCAGCAGCACAGTACCCGAGCAGCTGAACCCTGCTGGAGGCTGGACGCCAGCAGGCAGAGATGGAAAGAGCGTGTTGGTGAGCCTGACCCCCGCCCATTAATCTGCCTGTGTGTCAAGCTGCAatggacagaggtggaaagtccaGGAAAAGttcacaaatccagaccaagattttgtttcaagcaaccagctgagtactatGTGACTGGCTtcatgaaacaaaaccttggtctggatttgtgaacttttcctggacctgaacttttcaTCTCTGGCAACGGATATGGATGAAGGAGTATACATATTTCAGAAATGCACGGGTATCAGACGGGATGTTTCTTTCTCACAGGACATGGGTCCCTCCAGGGCAGGGATGGAATCTCAGGGTCAGCAGCAGCAGCGGGTTGATAAGGCACCCAGGGAGCCTGTCTGTGGAAACCCCTCACAAACCTGCCCTCAAGACCCAGTGACCACATCCACTGAACCACTAAGCCAATCAAGCTCTCTCCAGAGTGACAGCTGGGTGGTGCTGACACAAGCCAAGCCCACTGCACCCTCTGACGTCTCCCCAGTGGATCGCACTAACAGCAGCAGTGGTGGAAGCAGACAGGTGGAACCCCCTTCACTACAGTCAGCATCTCAAGACAATGCCTCACCTGCGTATGGGCTCTCTATCGCCTCTGGACACTCCCCAGCATCACGCCCACATGCAGCATGCTCAGGATACCAGATGTCAGAGGAGACCGCCATCACCAGCAGACCGAATGGCTCACAGCCTCACTCGCCACTGGGCCCCCCTGACCCAGCCGCCACCAGATCCTGCCCGCAGAGCATGGCTGAGGCGCTGGATAGACTGGAGGCGAAGCTACAAGAGCACCTTCAAGCTCAGGAAAGACAGCTGCAGCAGGAGAAAATGGAGCGAGACCAGGAGAAGATAATGGCAGGAGGTGACAAGAACACGAAGGGCAATGAGCTGGAAAAAAAGGAGGGAGGTTGGAAGAAGACAGACACAGGGGAAGAAAAGGAGACCAGCCAGGAAGAGAAGCCATCTTCTCCTTTGATGGCCTCTCCCCCCAGCAACCCATCTCCTTACCCATCGCTGAGCCGCGCCGGGGCCCTTCCTGTCCTTGCGGCTTCAGAGAATCATGGGCCACCACCACTGACCCCTCAGACGGCATCTGCACGTGAAAAGCAAAGACAGAGGCAGGGAAGAGGGACTGGAGCATCACAGGGTCCTAATGCCAAGAGCACTTTGGAGATTATTACAAGTCTCAACAAAGACCGAGAAAAAGAATTACCCCAACTTTTTCTCAAGGGCTCCCGTCTGGAGACCCACCAGAGCACCAGCAGCAGTTCCATCAGGGAAACCTTCAAACTTTCGACAGCCAGCAAAGAACTTGTAGCCTCCAACAAGGGACCCTACAACTGTACTAGGAAGCTTTTGATACCCACTAAGGGGCCTTCGAAATCTCTAACCTCCAACAAGGAGTCATTGACACCCCTGACACCCAGACAGGAGATTCTGACTTCTGACAAGGATCCTCTCGTCTCCCCAACATCTAGTTGCAAGCGCATAACTCCAGGTGGAACTCGTTTTGAAGATGAACCCTCCGAGCTATGTAATGTTCGACCAGATGGTCTGCTCTCTGTCATGTGTCTGCTGGATGAACCTATCCAAAAGGAAGACAAAATGCTCTCCCATGGAGACCCTCTCTGTGCCCCTGACCTCCTTCCTGCCTCTAAGCTGCACTGTGGAGATGACCTGGGGCCGGATCCCCTTGCCAGCCCTCCCGTGCTTAGCAGGCAGGGCTCCTTAGCATCTCTGCCTTGTGAGGAGGATGACGAAGACGATGACCGGAGGATGAATAAGCATACCTTGAATCTCAGTTCCACACAGTGCCCATCAAGGTTGCCACAAGTGGGAACCAGCTACCGCCGCAGTGACCTTGCCAAGCTGTATGGACTGCCAGATTTGCCCAAAGAAGGTGAGGGGGAGGAggatgaagaagaagaagagtcAGAGCAAGATGACAACTCACAAGAGATGTCCCAGAGGCCACACCTTCACCAGACCGGGATGGGTGGCAAGTTTGAATCACTGGATTCTGCTCCGGAAGGCCAGAGATATACCTACCGTGGAGGCCCCTTCGGCAGACCTCCACCCAATGCCCTTGCAGGGGTCAAGTACTCTTCATCTCTGTCTCTTTGTCCCGAAGTGTGCACTTCACCTACTACCCTTCCTGGGCAAAATTCCAGCCAAACTCCAGCCTGCTCTGATCTGCCTAAAGGAGAAGGTCAGGAGCCAGTGGGAGAGCATGATGAAAAGAAAGTAGCTCTTCTAGAAGACGGAGAGAAGATAGAGAAGTGTGGGAAATCGGGGACAGAGACAAAGAACGTTTCTTCATCATCCTCTCTTCCCTTTGGACTGCCAACTACTTCATTCCACTGTAACTTGAAGTTAACCTCTATCCCAAGAGCCTCACTGAAGGAACTGGGTCGCAGCTGTGAGGTCCTGCTTACCCGACATCCCCTCCCAAATGGAGCTGGAGGTCGGATCAAGATGGAAAGGGAGGTGGAGGACACTGCAGAACCATCAAAAGGCAAAGGGCAAGGGAGGGAGAAGGGTCAAAAACGCAAACAGAGCAGCACACGCAGAAGAGAGCAGCGAAGCACAGAGAGGAAGAAAAAGCACAGAGGAACAAAGGAAGGGACTCAAGTctgctcttcctcttcttcatcCACTATCTCTCTGGGGTCCAGCTCACGGTCCATGTCTAACAAGCGATCGAAGGAGACTAAATCACGCAAAGACCGGAAGACCCGGCAGGTGCTGGGAAACCTTGACCTGCAGACTAAGGGGGTACAGGAGATCCGAAGGAGGACAGCCCCTGGTGACAATGAAGGGTGTGTGCAGCTTGACGACAAGAGAATGGAGGAGGGAGAAAGTGGGTCTTCTGTTGCAGGTAGCTCAGGATCCATGGCCGCCCCAGGTAGCAGCACAGTTACGACTGTGGCATCAACAACAGCAGTGACCCCCACAAGTGGTAGTCCTACCAATGGGCCCCCAACTCTGGGTGCAGCTGACTTACTGAAACTGAAGGCCCTGTCAGATGGACCTCCCCGAGAACTGAAAATACGACTGATCAAGGTAGAGAGTGGCAACAGGGAAACCTTCATCGCCTCTGAAGTTGAGGAGAAGAGGATCCCACTCTCAGATAttaccatcaaaaacacagcttCTGAGGTTGTCCAAGCCTGCAGGTAAGCAGTTTGGAGACTGGAAATGATGTTTCTTCTATGCCTAAGGTTTTGTTACTGCCTGCTGCGTCTTGTTTTATATCTTTACCCTTTTGACTTACCATATCCTGGGTGACGACAAAATGTTCTCATCTACCATTCCAGGGGAGCAAGGCTGAAAGGCAAACTCAGAGAGTCCTACTTGCTCCCAGCATTCTCTGTCAAGCCCAAAATGGTCAGCTGCATGCCTAATCCACGGGAGAAGCTcaatccccccaccccaagtatCTATGTGAGTATTTAATATCCACATATTCTAGTACTATGCAGTACGGAATTGCATAAACTGAAAGGCTAACTTCACTACGCTATACGGGAGGCTAATCAGAACATCACCACCTTTTGTGCAAAATGCTTTCTTAATTCAGATCTCGATTACTTTGTATCACAGTTGACTTCATGACATTGTATACTCATTTCCCCCTCATTCTCCTTTACTAACCTGAGATTTAGACAAG
Encoded proteins:
- the LOC125712753 gene encoding lysine-specific demethylase 6B-like isoform X9 yields the protein MHHSVDQFSGRGTRDPYPHDRPYRGPWVRAPPTRCTGSQPQFPPHMTPCHMTGPSHPRKFHKNSSPGCSGGQLEQGGLQGPGVQRDIRHLHRGPWHPHGHQTRVLNHCYQNGPHPHGGYGPSPRAHHQLRYGAPHQLHHPRNHTPVGDMWSPAQQQCRGGPGKMMGGHLKRPTPPHTEHSVIQHTPPPAENCPSKRIRSSSSEQVFHPALQRFPTQSHPPPPAHPSARHMSPKWAFRNDRKAGPLEFQQESSSPSLGGPPYRPPLCRPWPGSPTPHSTLNYAPRHGAQPSKSTPPPCPPPHSREPRACPIPRGVVSDRPHPIPASLTGVPYSPSQPAPPTGSSTVPEQLNPAGGWTPAGRDGKSVLDMGPSRAGMESQGQQQQRVDKAPREPVCGNPSQTCPQDPVTTSTEPLSQSSSLQSDSWVVLTQAKPTAPSDVSPVDRTNSSSGGSRQVEPPSLQSASQDNASPAYGLSIASGHSPASRPHAACSGYQMSEETAITSRPNGSQPHSPLGPPDPAATRSCPQSMAEALDRLEAKLQEHLQAQERQLQQEKMERDQEKIMAGGDKNTKGNELEKKEGGWKKTDTGEEKETSQEEKPSSPLMASPPSNPSPYPSLSRAGALPVLAASENHGPPPLTPQTASAREKQRQRQGRGTGASQGPNAKSTLEIITSLNKDREKELPQLFLKGSRLETHQSTSSSSIRETFKLSTASKELVASNKGPYNCTRKLLIPTKGPSKSLTSNKESLTPLTPRQEILTSDKDPLVSPTSSCKRITPGGTRFEDEPSELCNVRPDGLLSVMCLLDEPIQKEDKMLSHGDPLCAPDLLPASKLHCGDDLGPDPLASPPVLSRQGSLASLPCEEDDEDDDRRMNKHTLNLSSTQCPSRLPQVGTSYRRSDLAKLYGLPDLPKEGEGEEDEEEEESEQDDNSQEMSQRPHLHQTGMGGKFESLDSAPEGQRYTYRGGPFGRPPPNALAGVKYSSSLSLCPEVCTSPTTLPGQNSSQTPACSDLPKGEGQEPVGEHDEKKVALLEDGEKIEKCGKSGTETKNVSSSSSLPFGLPTTSFHCNLKLTSIPRASLKELGRSCEVLLTRHPLPNGAGGRIKMEREVEDTAEPSKGKGQGREKGQKRKQSSTRRREQRSTERKKKHRGTKEGTQVCSSSSSSTISLGSSSRSMSNKRSKETKSRKDRKTRQVLGNLDLQTKGVQEIRRRTAPGDNEGCVQLDDKRMEEGESGSSVAGSSGSMAAPGSSTVTTVASTTAVTPTSGSPTNGPPTLGAADLLKLKALSDGPPRELKIRLIKVESGNRETFIASEVEEKRIPLSDITIKNTASEVVQACRGARLKGKLRESYLLPAFSVKPKMVSCMPNPREKLNPPTPSIYLESKRDAFSPVLLQFCTDPKNPITVIRGLAGSLRLSLGLFSTKSLVEANGEHAVEVRTQVQQPADENWDPSGSTQTWPCESSRSHTTIAKYAQYQASSFQESLQEEKDVGEDEEEEEEQGHATDLTANGPTNTGTPSTEQKPLGKIIKFGTNIDLSDPKRWKPQLQELLKLPAFMRVSSSGNMLSHVGHTILGMNTVQLYMKVPGSRTPGVYASRSGYRTPGLCPSRSGYRTPGLCPLHSGHRTPGLCPCRSGYRTPGLCPSRSGYRTPGLCPSRSGYRTPGLCPSRSGYRTPGLCPSRSGYRTPGLCPSRSGYRTPGLCPLHSGYRTPGLCPLDSGYHTSGSCLSRTGYRTPGLCPLRSGYRTPGLCPSRSGYRTPGSCPSRSGYRTPGSCPSRSGYRTPGSCPSRSGYRTPGSCLFHSGYDSFWSAVPPYT
- the LOC125712753 gene encoding lysine-specific demethylase 6B-like isoform X10 → MHHSVDQFSGRGTRDPYPHDRPYRGPWVRAPPTRCTGSQPQFPPHMTPCHMTGPSHPRKFHKNSSPGCSGGQLEQGGLQGPGVQRDIRHLHRGPWHPHGHQTRVLNHCYQNGPHPHGGYGPSPRAHHQLRYGAPHQLHHPRNHTPVGDMWSPAQQQCRGGPGKMMGGHLKRPTPPHTEHSVIQHTPPPAENCPSKRIRSSSSEQVFHPALQRFPTQSHPPPPAHPSARHMSPKWAFRNDRKAGPLEFQQESSSPSLGGPPYRPPLCRPWPGSPTPHSTLNYAPRHGAQPSKSTPPPCPPPHSREPRACPIPRGVVSDRPHPIPASLTGVPYSPSQPAPPTGSSTVPEQLNPAGGWTPAGRDGKSVLDMGPSRAGMESQGQQQQRVDKAPREPVCGNPSQTCPQDPVTTSTEPLSQSSSLQSDSWVVLTQAKPTAPSDVSPVDRTNSSSGGSRQVEPPSLQSASQDNASPAYGLSIASGHSPASRPHAACSGYQMSEETAITSRPNGSQPHSPLGPPDPAATRSCPQSMAEALDRLEAKLQEHLQAQERQLQQEKMERDQEKIMAGGDKNTKGNELEKKEGGWKKTDTGEEKETSQEEKPSSPLMASPPSNPSPYPSLSRAGALPVLAASENHGPPPLTPQTASAREKQRQRQGRGTGASQGPNAKSTLEIITSLNKDREKELPQLFLKGSRLETHQSTSSSSIRETFKLSTASKELVASNKGPYNCTRKLLIPTKGPSKSLTSNKESLTPLTPRQEILTSDKDPLVSPTSSCKRITPGGTRFEDEPSELCNVRPDGLLSVMCLLDEPIQKEDKMLSHGDPLCAPDLLPASKLHCGDDLGPDPLASPPVLSRQGSLASLPCEEDDEDDDRRMNKHTLNLSSTQCPSRLPQVGTSYRRSDLAKLYGLPDLPKEGEGEEDEEEEESEQDDNSQEMSQRPHLHQTGMGGKFESLDSAPEGQRYTYRGGPFGRPPPNALAGVKYSSSLSLCPEVCTSPTTLPGQNSSQTPACSDLPKGEGQEPVGEHDEKKVALLEDGEKIEKCGKSGTETKNVSSSSSLPFGLPTTSFHCNLKLTSIPRASLKELGRSCEVLLTRHPLPNGAGGRIKMEREVEDTAEPSKGKGQGREKGQKRKQSSTRRREQRSTERKKKHRGTKEGTQVCSSSSSSTISLGSSSRSMSNKRSKETKSRKDRKTRQVLGNLDLQTKGVQEIRRRTAPGDNEGCVQLDDKRMEEGESGSSVAGSSGSMAAPGSSTVTTVASTTAVTPTSGSPTNGPPTLGAADLLKLKALSDGPPRELKIRLIKVESGNRETFIASEVEEKRIPLSDITIKNTASEVVQACRGARLKGKLRESYLLPAFSVKPKMVSCMPNPREKLNPPTPSIYLESKRDAFSPVLLQFCTDPKNPITVIRGLAGSLRLSLGLFSTKSLVEANGEHAVEVRTQVQQPADENWDPSGSTQTWPCESSRSHTTIAKYAQYQASSFQESLQEEKDVGEDEEEEEEQGHATDLTANGPTNTGTPSTEQKPLGKIIKFGTNIDLSDPKRWKPQLQELLKLPAFMRVSSSGNMLSHVGHTILGMNTVQLYMKVPGSRTPGVYASRSGYRTPGLCPSRSGYRTPGLCPSRSGYRTPGLCPSRSGYRTPGLCPSRSGYRTPGLCPLHSGYRTPGLCPLHSGHHTPGLCPSRSGYRTPGLCPLHSGYRTPGLCPLDSGYHTSGSCLSRTGYRTPGLCPLRSGYRTPGLCPSRSGYRTPGSCPSRSGYRTPGSCPSRSGYRTPGSCPSRSGYRTPGSCLFHSGYDSFWSAVPPYT
- the LOC125712753 gene encoding lysine-specific demethylase 6B-like isoform X8 — its product is MHHSVDQFSGRGTRDPYPHDRPYRGPWVRAPPTRCTGSQPQFPPHMTPCHMTGPSHPRKFHKNSSPGCSGGQLEQGGLQGPGVQRDIRHLHRGPWHPHGHQTRVLNHCYQNGPHPHGGYGPSPRAHHQLRYGAPHQLHHPRNHTPVGDMWSPAQQQCRGGPGKMMGGHLKRPTPPHTEHSVIQHTPPPAENCPSKRIRSSSSEQVFHPALQRFPTQSHPPPPAHPSARHMSPKWAFRNDRKAGPLEFQQESSSPSLGGPPYRPPLCRPWPGSPTPHSTLNYAPRHGAQPSKSTPPPCPPPHSREPRACPIPRGVVSDRPHPIPASLTGVPYSPSQPAPPTGSSTVPEQLNPAGGWTPAGRDGKSVLDMGPSRAGMESQGQQQQRVDKAPREPVCGNPSQTCPQDPVTTSTEPLSQSSSLQSDSWVVLTQAKPTAPSDVSPVDRTNSSSGGSRQVEPPSLQSASQDNASPAYGLSIASGHSPASRPHAACSGYQMSEETAITSRPNGSQPHSPLGPPDPAATRSCPQSMAEALDRLEAKLQEHLQAQERQLQQEKMERDQEKIMAGGDKNTKGNELEKKEGGWKKTDTGEEKETSQEEKPSSPLMASPPSNPSPYPSLSRAGALPVLAASENHGPPPLTPQTASAREKQRQRQGRGTGASQGPNAKSTLEIITSLNKDREKELPQLFLKGSRLETHQSTSSSSIRETFKLSTASKELVASNKGPYNCTRKLLIPTKGPSKSLTSNKESLTPLTPRQEILTSDKDPLVSPTSSCKRITPGGTRFEDEPSELCNVRPDGLLSVMCLLDEPIQKEDKMLSHGDPLCAPDLLPASKLHCGDDLGPDPLASPPVLSRQGSLASLPCEEDDEDDDRRMNKHTLNLSSTQCPSRLPQVGTSYRRSDLAKLYGLPDLPKEGEGEEDEEEEESEQDDNSQEMSQRPHLHQTGMGGKFESLDSAPEGQRYTYRGGPFGRPPPNALAGVKYSSSLSLCPEVCTSPTTLPGQNSSQTPACSDLPKGEGQEPVGEHDEKKVALLEDGEKIEKCGKSGTETKNVSSSSSLPFGLPTTSFHCNLKLTSIPRASLKELGRSCEVLLTRHPLPNGAGGRIKMEREVEDTAEPSKGKGQGREKGQKRKQSSTRRREQRSTERKKKHRGTKEGTQVCSSSSSSTISLGSSSRSMSNKRSKETKSRKDRKTRQVLGNLDLQTKGVQEIRRRTAPGDNEGCVQLDDKRMEEGESGSSVAGSSGSMAAPGSSTVTTVASTTAVTPTSGSPTNGPPTLGAADLLKLKALSDGPPRELKIRLIKVESGNRETFIASEVEEKRIPLSDITIKNTASEVVQACRGARLKGKLRESYLLPAFSVKPKMVSCMPNPREKLNPPTPSIYLESKRDAFSPVLLQFCTDPKNPITVIRGLAGSLRLSLGLFSTKSLVEANGEHAVEVRTQVQQPADENWDPSGSTQTWPCESSRSHTTIAKYAQYQASSFQESLQEEKDVGEDEEEEEEQGHATDLTANGPTNTGTPSTEQKPLGKIIKFGTNIDLSDPKRWKPQLQELLKLPAFMRVSSSGNMLSHVGHTILGMNTVQLYMKVPGSRTPGVYASRSGYRTPGLCPSRSGYRTPGLCPLHSGHRTPGLCPCRSGYRTPGLCPSRSGYRTPGLCPSRSGYRTPGLCPSRSGYRTPGLCPLHSGYRTPGLCPSRSGYRTPGLCPSRSGYRTPGLCPSRSGYRTPGLCPLHSGYRTPGLCPLDSGYHTSGSCLSRTGYRTPGLCPLRSGYRTPGLCPSRSGYRTPGSCPSRSGYRTPGSCPSRSGYRTPGSCPSRSGYRTPGSCLFHSGYDSFWSAVPPYT
- the LOC125712753 gene encoding lysine-specific demethylase 6B-like isoform X7 produces the protein MHHSVDQFSGRGTRDPYPHDRPYRGPWVRAPPTRCTGSQPQFPPHMTPCHMTGPSHPRKFHKNSSPGCSGGQLEQGGLQGPGVQRDIRHLHRGPWHPHGHQTRVLNHCYQNGPHPHGGYGPSPRAHHQLRYGAPHQLHHPRNHTPVGDMWSPAQQQCRGGPGKMMGGHLKRPTPPHTEHSVIQHTPPPAENCPSKRIRSSSSEQVFHPALQRFPTQSHPPPPAHPSARHMSPKWAFRNDRKAGPLEFQQESSSPSLGGPPYRPPLCRPWPGSPTPHSTLNYAPRHGAQPSKSTPPPCPPPHSREPRACPIPRGVVSDRPHPIPASLTGVPYSPSQPAPPTGSSTVPEQLNPAGGWTPAGRDGKSVLDMGPSRAGMESQGQQQQRVDKAPREPVCGNPSQTCPQDPVTTSTEPLSQSSSLQSDSWVVLTQAKPTAPSDVSPVDRTNSSSGGSRQVEPPSLQSASQDNASPAYGLSIASGHSPASRPHAACSGYQMSEETAITSRPNGSQPHSPLGPPDPAATRSCPQSMAEALDRLEAKLQEHLQAQERQLQQEKMERDQEKIMAGGDKNTKGNELEKKEGGWKKTDTGEEKETSQEEKPSSPLMASPPSNPSPYPSLSRAGALPVLAASENHGPPPLTPQTASAREKQRQRQGRGTGASQGPNAKSTLEIITSLNKDREKELPQLFLKGSRLETHQSTSSSSIRETFKLSTASKELVASNKGPYNCTRKLLIPTKGPSKSLTSNKESLTPLTPRQEILTSDKDPLVSPTSSCKRITPGGTRFEDEPSELCNVRPDGLLSVMCLLDEPIQKEDKMLSHGDPLCAPDLLPASKLHCGDDLGPDPLASPPVLSRQGSLASLPCEEDDEDDDRRMNKHTLNLSSTQCPSRLPQVGTSYRRSDLAKLYGLPDLPKEGEGEEDEEEEESEQDDNSQEMSQRPHLHQTGMGGKFESLDSAPEGQRYTYRGGPFGRPPPNALAGVKYSSSLSLCPEVCTSPTTLPGQNSSQTPACSDLPKGEGQEPVGEHDEKKVALLEDGEKIEKCGKSGTETKNVSSSSSLPFGLPTTSFHCNLKLTSIPRASLKELGRSCEVLLTRHPLPNGAGGRIKMEREVEDTAEPSKGKGQGREKGQKRKQSSTRRREQRSTERKKKHRGTKEGTQVCSSSSSSTISLGSSSRSMSNKRSKETKSRKDRKTRQVLGNLDLQTKGVQEIRRRTAPGDNEGCVQLDDKRMEEGESGSSVAGSSGSMAAPGSSTVTTVASTTAVTPTSGSPTNGPPTLGAADLLKLKALSDGPPRELKIRLIKVESGNRETFIASEVEEKRIPLSDITIKNTASEVVQACRGARLKGKLRESYLLPAFSVKPKMVSCMPNPREKLNPPTPSIYLESKRDAFSPVLLQFCTDPKNPITVIRGLAGSLRLSLGLFSTKSLVEANGEHAVEVRTQVQQPADENWDPSGSTQTWPCESSRSHTTIAKYAQYQASSFQESLQEEKDVGEDEEEEEEQGHATDLTANGPTNTGTPSTEQKPLGKIIKFGTNIDLSDPKRWKPQLQELLKLPAFMRVSSSGNMLSHVGHTILGMNTVQLYMKVPGSRTPGHQENNNFCSVNINIGPGDCEWFAVHDSYWEAINDFCEQHGVDYLTGSWWPVLEDLYRSNIPVYRFIQRPGDLVWINAGTVHWVQAVGWCNNIAWNVGPLNPYQYQLALERFEWNEVKKVKSIVPMIHVSWNVARTVKVTDPDTYKMIKHCLLQSIKHIQILRDQLVAAGKKISYQSRVKDEPAYYCNECDVEVFNLLFVTSENSSRKTYVVHCEDCARLRSQNLSGVVVLEQYRMEELMNVYDNFTLSPAPSSRC
- the LOC125712753 gene encoding lysine-specific demethylase 6B-like isoform X1, with product MHHSVDQFSGRGTRDPYPHDRPYRGPWVRAPPTRCTGSQPQFPPHMTPCHMTGPSHPRKFHKNSSPGCSGGQLEQGGLQGPGVQRDIRHLHRGPWHPHGHQTRVLNHCYQNGPHPHGGYGPSPRAHHQLRYGAPHQLHHPRNHTPVGDMWSPAQQQCRGGPGKMMGGHLKRPTPPHTEHSVIQHTPPPAENCPSKRIRSSSSEQVFHPALQRFPTQSHPPPPAHPSARHMSPKWAFRNDRKAGPLEFQQESSSPSLGGPPYRPPLCRPWPGSPTPHSTLNYAPRHGAQPSKSTPPPCPPPHSREPRACPIPRGVVSDRPHPIPASLTGVPYSPSQPAPPTGSSTVPEQLNPAGGWTPAGRDGKSVLDMGPSRAGMESQGQQQQRVDKAPREPVCGNPSQTCPQDPVTTSTEPLSQSSSLQSDSWVVLTQAKPTAPSDVSPVDRTNSSSGGSRQVEPPSLQSASQDNASPAYGLSIASGHSPASRPHAACSGYQMSEETAITSRPNGSQPHSPLGPPDPAATRSCPQSMAEALDRLEAKLQEHLQAQERQLQQEKMERDQEKIMAGGDKNTKGNELEKKEGGWKKTDTGEEKETSQEEKPSSPLMASPPSNPSPYPSLSRAGALPVLAASENHGPPPLTPQTASAREKQRQRQGRGTGASQGPNAKSTLEIITSLNKDREKELPQLFLKGSRLETHQSTSSSSIRETFKLSTASKELVASNKGPYNCTRKLLIPTKGPSKSLTSNKESLTPLTPRQEILTSDKDPLVSPTSSCKRITPGGTRFEDEPSELCNVRPDGLLSVMCLLDEPIQKEDKMLSHGDPLCAPDLLPASKLHCGDDLGPDPLASPPVLSRQGSLASLPCEEDDEDDDRRMNKHTLNLSSTQCPSRLPQVGTSYRRSDLAKLYGLPDLPKEGEGEEDEEEEESEQDDNSQEMSQRPHLHQTGMGGKFESLDSAPEGQRYTYRGGPFGRPPPNALAGVKYSSSLSLCPEVCTSPTTLPGQNSSQTPACSDLPKGEGQEPVGEHDEKKVALLEDGEKIEKCGKSGTETKNVSSSSSLPFGLPTTSFHCNLKLTSIPRASLKELGRSCEVLLTRHPLPNGAGGRIKMEREVEDTAEPSKGKGQGREKGQKRKQSSTRRREQRSTERKKKHRGTKEGTQVCSSSSSSTISLGSSSRSMSNKRSKETKSRKDRKTRQVLGNLDLQTKGVQEIRRRTAPGDNEGCVQLDDKRMEEGESGSSVAGSSGSMAAPGSSTVTTVASTTAVTPTSGSPTNGPPTLGAADLLKLKALSDGPPRELKIRLIKVESGNRETFIASEVEEKRIPLSDITIKNTASEVVQACRGARLKGKLRESYLLPAFSVKPKMVSCMPNPREKLNPPTPSIYLESKRDAFSPVLLQFCTDPKNPITVIRGLAGSLRLSLGLFSTKSLVEANGEHAVEVRTQVQQPADENWDPSGSTQTWPCESSRSHTTIAKYAQYQASSFQESLQEEKDVGEDEEEEEEQGHATDLTANGPTNTGTPSTEQKPLGKIIKFGTNIDLSDPKRWKPQLQELLKLPAFMRVSSSGNMLSHVGHTILGMNTVQLYMKVPGSRTPGVYASRSGYRTPGLCPSRSGYRTPGLCPLHSGHRTPGLCPCRSGYRTPGLCPSRSGYRTPGLCPSRSGYRTPGLCPSRSGYRTPGLCPLHSGYRTPGLCPSRSGYRTPGLCPLHSGHRTPGLCPCRSGYRTPGLCPSRSGYRTPGLCPSRSGYRTPGLCPSRSGYRTPGLCPLHSGYRTPGLCPLHSGHHTPGLCPSRSGYRTPGLCPLHSGYRTPGLCPLDSGYHTSGSCLSRTGYRTPGLCPLRSGYRTPGLCPSRSGYRTPGSCPSRSGYRTPGSCPSRSGYRTPGSCPSRSGYRTPGSCLFHSGYDSFWSAVPPYT